In Streptomyces sp. NBC_01439, the following are encoded in one genomic region:
- a CDS encoding 2-hydroxy-3-oxopropionate reductase, translated as MSNLPKIAWIGLGIMGSPMAENLLKAGYSVTGFTLEQDKLDRLAAAGGTAAGSIAAAVADADVIITMVPASPQVEAISYGENGILENAKSGALIIDMSSITPQTSIDLAKNAAAKGIRVIDAPVSGGEAGAIEAVLSIMVGGEQADFDEALPILEALGKVIVLCGPHGSGQTVKAANQLIVAVNIQACAEAVVFLEKSGVNLQAALDVLNGGLAGSTVLTRKKDNFLNRDFKPGFRIDLHHKDMGIVTDAARNVGAALPVGAVVAQLVASLRAQGDGGLDHSALLRAVERLSGAQI; from the coding sequence ATGAGCAACCTCCCCAAGATTGCCTGGATCGGCCTCGGAATCATGGGCTCCCCCATGGCCGAGAACCTCCTGAAGGCCGGCTACTCGGTCACCGGCTTCACCCTGGAGCAGGACAAGCTGGACCGCCTGGCCGCCGCCGGCGGCACCGCGGCCGGCTCGATCGCCGCGGCCGTGGCGGACGCCGACGTCATCATCACCATGGTGCCCGCCTCCCCGCAGGTCGAGGCCATCTCCTACGGCGAGAACGGCATCCTGGAGAACGCGAAGTCCGGCGCGCTGATCATCGACATGTCGTCGATCACCCCGCAGACCTCGATCGACCTCGCGAAGAACGCCGCCGCCAAGGGCATCCGCGTCATCGACGCGCCGGTGTCCGGCGGCGAGGCCGGCGCCATCGAGGCCGTCCTGTCGATCATGGTGGGTGGCGAGCAGGCCGACTTCGACGAGGCCCTGCCGATCCTCGAAGCCCTCGGCAAGGTCATCGTCCTGTGCGGTCCGCACGGCTCCGGCCAGACCGTGAAGGCCGCCAACCAGCTCATCGTCGCGGTGAACATCCAGGCGTGCGCCGAGGCCGTCGTCTTCCTCGAGAAGTCCGGCGTGAACCTCCAGGCCGCCCTGGACGTCCTCAACGGCGGTCTGGCCGGCTCCACGGTCCTGACCCGCAAGAAGGACAACTTCCTGAACCGCGACTTCAAGCCCGGCTTCCGGATCGACCTGCACCACAAGGACATGGGCATCGTCACCGACGCCGCCCGCAACGTCGGTGCGGCCCTGCCCGTCGGTGCGGTCGTCGCCCAGCTGGTCGCCTCCCTGCGCGCCCAGGGTGACGGCGGCCTCGACCACTCGGCCCTGCTCCGTGCCGTCGAGCGCCTCTCCGGCGCTCAGATCTGA
- the gcl gene encoding glyoxylate carboligase produces MPRMTAAAAAVEILKLEGVEQAFGVPGAAINPFYRELKNVGGIAHTLARHVEGASHMAEGYTRAKAGNIGVCIGTSGPAGTDMITGLYSAIADSIPILCITGQAPVSKLHKEDFQAVDIASIAKPVTKKATTVLEAAQVPGVFQEAFHLMRSGRPGPVLIDLPIDVQLTEIEFDPATYAPLPVYKPQATRAQAAKALQFLLESERPLIVAGGGIINADASDLLVEFAELVNVPVISTLMGWGTIPDDHELAAGMVGVQTAHRYGNATFLDSDFVLGIGNRWANRHTGYNLDAYTKGRTFVHVDIEPTQLGRIFAPDFGIASDAKAALELFIEIAKELKAEGKLPDFSAWAASAQDRKATLQRRTHFDDIPLKPQRVYEEMNKAFGPETRYVTTIGLSQIAAAQFLHVYRPRNWINCGQAGPLGWTIPAAIGAATAEPETPIVALSGDYDFQFMIEELAVAAQHKVPYVHVLVNNAYLGLIRQAQGNLGINFEVNLEFENINTPELGVYGVDHVKVAEGLGVKAIRVTDPDKLGEAFEEAKKLAQEFQVPVVVEAILERITNIAMSKTVDMSDVTEFEELATEPGHAPTAIKALQV; encoded by the coding sequence ATGCCCCGTATGACAGCCGCCGCCGCTGCAGTGGAGATCCTCAAGCTCGAGGGTGTCGAACAAGCGTTCGGTGTTCCCGGTGCCGCGATCAACCCGTTCTACCGAGAGCTCAAGAACGTGGGCGGCATCGCGCACACCCTGGCCCGCCACGTCGAGGGCGCGTCGCACATGGCCGAGGGCTACACCCGCGCCAAGGCGGGCAACATCGGTGTCTGCATCGGTACGTCGGGCCCGGCCGGCACCGACATGATCACCGGCCTGTACTCGGCGATCGCGGACTCGATCCCGATCCTGTGCATCACCGGTCAGGCCCCGGTCTCCAAGCTCCACAAGGAGGACTTCCAGGCCGTCGACATCGCCTCGATCGCGAAGCCGGTCACCAAGAAGGCCACGACCGTCCTGGAGGCCGCGCAGGTCCCCGGCGTGTTCCAGGAGGCCTTCCACCTGATGCGCTCCGGCCGTCCGGGCCCGGTCCTCATCGACCTCCCGATCGACGTCCAGCTCACCGAGATCGAGTTCGACCCGGCCACCTACGCGCCGCTGCCGGTCTACAAGCCGCAGGCCACCCGCGCCCAGGCCGCCAAGGCCCTGCAGTTCCTGCTGGAGTCCGAGCGCCCGCTGATCGTCGCCGGTGGCGGCATCATCAACGCCGACGCCTCCGACCTGCTGGTCGAGTTCGCCGAGCTGGTGAACGTCCCCGTCATCTCCACCCTGATGGGCTGGGGCACCATCCCGGACGACCACGAGCTGGCCGCCGGCATGGTCGGTGTCCAGACCGCGCACCGCTACGGCAACGCGACGTTCCTGGACTCGGACTTCGTCCTCGGCATCGGCAACCGCTGGGCCAACCGTCACACCGGTTACAACCTGGACGCCTACACCAAGGGCCGCACGTTCGTCCACGTCGACATCGAGCCCACCCAGCTCGGCAGGATCTTCGCCCCGGACTTCGGCATCGCCTCCGACGCCAAGGCCGCGCTGGAGCTCTTCATCGAGATCGCCAAGGAGCTCAAGGCCGAGGGGAAGCTGCCGGACTTCTCCGCCTGGGCCGCCTCGGCGCAGGACCGCAAGGCGACCCTGCAGCGCCGTACGCACTTCGACGACATCCCGCTGAAGCCGCAGCGCGTCTACGAGGAGATGAACAAGGCGTTCGGTCCCGAGACCCGCTACGTCACGACCATCGGCCTGTCCCAGATCGCGGCGGCGCAGTTCCTGCACGTCTACCGCCCGCGCAACTGGATCAACTGCGGCCAGGCCGGCCCGCTCGGCTGGACCATCCCGGCCGCCATCGGCGCCGCCACCGCGGAGCCGGAGACCCCGATCGTCGCGCTGTCCGGCGACTACGACTTCCAGTTCATGATCGAGGAGCTGGCGGTCGCCGCCCAGCACAAGGTCCCGTACGTCCACGTCCTCGTGAACAACGCCTACCTGGGTCTGATCCGTCAGGCGCAGGGCAACCTCGGCATCAACTTCGAGGTCAACCTCGAGTTCGAGAACATCAACACCCCCGAGCTGGGCGTCTACGGCGTCGACCACGTCAAGGTCGCCGAGGGCCTCGGCGTCAAGGCCATCCGCGTCACCGACCCGGACAAGCTGGGCGAGGCCTTCGAGGAGGCCAAGAAGCTGGCCCAGGAGTTCCAGGTCCCGGTCGTCGTCGAGGCCATCCTGGAGCGCATCACCAACATCGCGATGAGCAAGACGGTCGACATGAGCGACGTCACCGAGTTCGAAGAGCTCGCGACCGAGCCGGGCCACGCTCCGACCGCGATCAAGGCGCTGCAGGTCTGA
- a CDS encoding glutathione peroxidase encodes MSLYDIPLTTLSDEPTSLAAHKGKAILLVNTASQCGLTPQYSGLARLQFAYEEKGFTVIGVPCNQFGEQEPGNAEDIQTFCSAGFGVTFPILEKSEVNGENRHPLYAELVKTPDADGEAGDIQWNFEKFLISPAGEVVARFRPRTEPEAPEVIAAIEAHLPA; translated from the coding sequence ATGAGCCTGTACGACATCCCGCTGACCACGCTGTCCGACGAGCCCACCAGCCTCGCCGCCCACAAGGGCAAGGCGATCCTCCTGGTGAACACCGCCTCCCAGTGCGGGCTCACCCCCCAGTACTCGGGACTGGCCCGCCTGCAGTTCGCGTACGAGGAGAAGGGCTTCACGGTCATCGGCGTGCCCTGCAACCAGTTCGGCGAGCAGGAGCCCGGCAACGCCGAGGACATCCAGACCTTCTGCTCGGCCGGCTTCGGCGTCACCTTCCCGATCCTGGAGAAGTCCGAGGTCAACGGCGAGAACCGGCACCCCCTCTACGCGGAGCTGGTGAAGACCCCGGACGCGGACGGCGAGGCCGGGGACATCCAGTGGAACTTCGAGAAGTTCCTGATCTCCCCCGCCGGCGAGGTCGTGGCGCGTTTCCGCCCGCGCACCGAGCCGGAGGCCCCCGAGGTCATCGCCGCGATCGAGGCGCACCTGCCGGCGTAG
- a CDS encoding SAM-dependent methyltransferase, with product MDLQTFRTLLTDEGQSLLAALQEAGPEGGPESAATAAVRQGRPAALVAAAEEQVRLRGLAAAKFGEFAPQMYFTPDLVELSSHLTVSDYKLHRVLDEVGVVLIEAICLGSSADALVLSWSHHTTAFDADPLTVEIAAANAPVVNDGMFFPQCEDATRFGSQGEAVFIDLVRRPGPDGRHDPESYDLPLSWALERVRETGLGWIRLVPDLPRGALPGLGRAAEAEWISYAGAVQELVLWFGLHHEPAPVTVRKATVLPAGASLTARGLPEPSVRPPGRYVYVPDPAVIGAGLVAEVAEDVTGGPLDGGGALLTSDELRHTPFATAYEVVEVPEHAREPAGSVKFVVAGADGPVTLRAVPVPAPVPARSREAP from the coding sequence ATGGATCTTCAAACCTTCCGGACGCTGCTGACGGACGAGGGCCAGAGCCTGTTGGCGGCCCTGCAAGAGGCCGGCCCGGAGGGTGGGCCGGAGTCCGCGGCGACGGCCGCCGTGCGACAGGGCCGGCCCGCCGCGTTGGTGGCGGCGGCCGAGGAGCAGGTGCGGTTGCGCGGGCTGGCCGCCGCGAAGTTCGGGGAGTTCGCCCCGCAGATGTACTTCACCCCCGACCTCGTCGAGCTCTCCTCCCACCTGACCGTGTCCGACTACAAGCTGCACCGCGTCCTGGACGAGGTGGGCGTGGTGCTGATCGAGGCGATATGCCTGGGCAGCAGCGCCGACGCCCTCGTGCTCAGCTGGTCGCACCACACGACGGCCTTCGACGCCGATCCGCTGACCGTGGAGATCGCCGCGGCCAACGCGCCGGTGGTGAACGACGGGATGTTCTTCCCCCAGTGCGAGGACGCCACCCGGTTCGGCAGCCAGGGCGAGGCCGTCTTCATCGACCTGGTGCGGCGTCCCGGGCCGGACGGGCGCCATGACCCCGAGTCGTACGATCTGCCGCTCTCCTGGGCGCTGGAGCGGGTACGCGAGACCGGCCTCGGTTGGATCCGGCTCGTGCCCGACCTCCCGCGCGGGGCCCTGCCGGGCCTCGGCCGGGCCGCCGAGGCCGAGTGGATCTCCTACGCCGGGGCCGTCCAGGAGCTGGTCCTGTGGTTCGGCCTGCACCACGAGCCCGCACCAGTCACCGTGCGCAAGGCCACCGTGCTGCCCGCCGGTGCCTCGCTCACCGCGCGCGGTCTGCCCGAGCCGTCCGTGCGGCCCCCGGGCCGCTACGTGTACGTGCCGGACCCTGCGGTGATCGGCGCGGGCCTGGTGGCCGAGGTCGCCGAGGACGTCACCGGCGGGCCCCTCGACGGCGGCGGCGCCCTCCTCACTTCCGACGAGCTGCGGCACACGCCGTTCGCCACGGCGTACGAGGTCGTCGAGGTGCCGGAGCACGCGCGGGAACCGGCGGGGTCGGTGAAGTTCGTCGTCGCCGGGGCGGACGGCCCCGTGACGCTGAGGGCCGTTCCCGTCCCCGCGCCCGTACCCGCCCGGTCTCGGGAGGCGCCCTGA
- the uraH gene encoding hydroxyisourate hydrolase — protein sequence MSTETTASVSTHILDTSIGKPAEGVAISLSARTGLHGEWAALGGSATDADGRCKDLPALPEGTTHVRLDFETETYFEKKQAEAQQDAPRVRDSGAFFPEVTITFAVNPGEHYHVPLLLNPFGYSVYRGS from the coding sequence ATGAGCACCGAGACCACTGCGTCGGTGTCCACGCACATCCTGGACACCAGCATCGGCAAGCCCGCCGAGGGCGTCGCCATCTCCCTGTCGGCCCGTACGGGTCTGCACGGCGAGTGGGCGGCCCTGGGCGGCTCCGCCACGGATGCGGACGGGCGCTGCAAGGACCTGCCGGCGCTGCCGGAGGGCACCACACACGTGCGTCTCGATTTCGAGACCGAGACGTACTTCGAGAAGAAGCAAGCCGAGGCGCAGCAGGACGCCCCCCGCGTAAGGGACAGCGGTGCGTTCTTCCCCGAGGTCACCATCACCTTTGCGGTGAACCCGGGCGAGCACTACCACGTACCGCTGCTGCTCAACCCGTTCGGCTACTCCGTTTACCGAGGGAGCTAG
- a CDS encoding catalase — MSKRTLTTESGAPVADNQNSATAGVGGPLLVQDQQLLEKLARFNRERIPERVVHARGSAAYGYFEVTDDVTAYTSAAFLNTVGKKTETFLRFSTVADSLGGADAVRDPRGFALKFYTEEGNYDLVGNNTPVFFIKDPIKFPDFIHSQKRDPFTGKQEPDNVWDFWAHAPEATHQITWLMGDRGIPASYRHMNGYGSHTYQWTNEQGEAFFVKYHFKTNQGIRSLSGEQAAELVGKDANSHQTDLLQAIERGVNPSWTLYVQIMPAAEAADYRFNPFDLTKVWPHADYPLQRVGRLVLDRNPDNVFAEVEQSAFSPNNFVPGITASPDKMLQGRLFAYADAQRYRLGVNHTVLPVNAPKATKADNYGRDGVMALRNGSRHDKNYEPNSYRGPAETGLALGAPKAVSGYTGTHEAPAHTKDDDFFQAGELYRLMSEAEKQRLVANIAGGLSQVTLEDVIEKNLAHFHAADADYGKRLEEAVRALRDA, encoded by the coding sequence ATGTCGAAGCGCACGCTGACGACCGAGTCCGGCGCCCCGGTCGCCGACAATCAGAACTCCGCCACCGCCGGCGTCGGTGGCCCGCTGCTGGTCCAGGACCAGCAGCTCCTGGAGAAGCTCGCCCGCTTCAACCGCGAGCGCATCCCGGAGCGCGTGGTGCACGCCCGCGGCTCGGCCGCGTACGGCTACTTCGAGGTGACCGACGACGTCACCGCGTACACCAGCGCCGCGTTCCTGAACACGGTCGGCAAGAAGACCGAGACCTTCCTGCGGTTCTCCACCGTCGCCGACTCCCTCGGCGGCGCGGACGCGGTCCGCGACCCGCGCGGCTTCGCGCTCAAGTTCTACACCGAAGAGGGCAACTACGACCTCGTCGGCAACAACACCCCGGTGTTCTTCATCAAGGACCCGATCAAGTTCCCCGACTTCATCCACTCCCAGAAGCGCGACCCCTTCACGGGCAAGCAGGAGCCGGACAACGTCTGGGACTTCTGGGCGCACGCCCCCGAGGCGACGCACCAGATCACCTGGCTCATGGGCGACCGCGGCATCCCGGCGTCGTACCGTCACATGAACGGCTACGGCTCCCACACGTACCAGTGGACGAACGAGCAGGGCGAGGCCTTCTTCGTCAAGTACCACTTCAAGACGAACCAGGGCATCCGCAGCCTCTCGGGCGAGCAGGCCGCCGAGCTCGTCGGCAAGGACGCGAACTCGCACCAGACCGACCTGCTGCAGGCCATCGAGCGCGGTGTGAACCCCTCGTGGACCCTGTACGTGCAGATCATGCCGGCCGCCGAGGCCGCGGACTACCGATTCAACCCGTTCGACCTCACCAAGGTGTGGCCGCACGCCGACTACCCGCTGCAGCGCGTGGGCCGTCTGGTCCTCGACCGCAACCCGGACAACGTCTTCGCCGAGGTCGAGCAGTCCGCCTTCTCCCCGAACAACTTCGTCCCGGGCATCACCGCCTCGCCGGACAAGATGCTCCAGGGCCGCCTCTTCGCGTACGCCGACGCCCAGCGCTACCGCCTCGGCGTGAACCACACCGTGCTGCCGGTCAACGCCCCGAAGGCGACGAAGGCCGACAACTACGGCCGCGACGGCGTCATGGCGCTGCGCAACGGCTCGCGCCACGACAAGAACTACGAGCCCAACTCGTACCGGGGTCCGGCCGAGACCGGTCTGGCGTTGGGCGCTCCGAAGGCCGTCTCCGGCTACACGGGCACCCACGAGGCCCCGGCCCACACCAAGGACGACGACTTCTTCCAGGCCGGTGAGCTCTACCGCCTGATGTCGGAGGCCGAGAAGCAGCGTCTGGTGGCGAACATCGCCGGCGGTCTGTCCCAGGTCACCCTGGAGGACGTCATCGAGAAGAACCTGGCTCACTTCCACGCCGCCGACGCCGACTACGGCAAGCGCCTCGAGGAGGCCGTCCGCGCCCTGCGCGACGCCTGA
- a CDS encoding thiamine-binding protein produces the protein MRLRVEFTTEPFDLEEAPAHAVAAREVIQKAQLDAVDVGPFGNTAEGGADRVLAAVGALLRESLEAGATRVSLQVNVIGEDVS, from the coding sequence GTGCGATTGAGAGTGGAGTTCACGACCGAGCCCTTCGATCTGGAAGAGGCTCCTGCCCATGCCGTGGCGGCCCGCGAGGTCATCCAGAAGGCCCAGCTGGACGCGGTGGACGTCGGCCCGTTCGGCAACACCGCCGAGGGTGGGGCCGACCGGGTGCTGGCCGCGGTGGGAGCGCTGCTGCGCGAGTCCCTGGAAGCCGGCGCCACGCGCGTCTCGCTCCAGGTCAACGTGATCGGGGAGGACGTGTCGTGA
- the uraD gene encoding 2-oxo-4-hydroxy-4-carboxy-5-ureidoimidazoline decarboxylase encodes MTSSPTPGLTRFNTLDDGAATAELHEVCASSAWGSKMLAQRPFATAESLFAANEAAMAELTADDLGEAMGGHAPIGRPKPGDPTSAREQRGMAGASEELKNELLELNLAYQDKFGHVFLICATGATGEFMRDAVKVRIDNSPEQEREIARGELVKINKIRLTRLVERAEAEGA; translated from the coding sequence GTGACTTCGAGTCCGACCCCGGGTCTCACCCGGTTCAACACCTTGGACGACGGCGCGGCCACGGCCGAGCTGCACGAGGTGTGCGCCAGTTCGGCGTGGGGGAGCAAGATGCTCGCCCAGCGCCCCTTCGCCACCGCAGAGTCCCTGTTCGCCGCGAACGAAGCCGCCATGGCGGAGCTCACCGCGGACGACCTGGGCGAAGCGATGGGAGGCCACGCGCCGATCGGCCGGCCGAAGCCGGGGGACCCGACCTCCGCCCGCGAGCAGCGCGGCATGGCCGGTGCCTCGGAGGAGCTCAAGAACGAGCTCCTCGAACTGAACCTGGCCTACCAGGACAAGTTCGGCCACGTCTTCCTCATCTGCGCCACCGGTGCGACCGGTGAGTTCATGCGCGACGCGGTCAAGGTCCGGATCGACAACTCGCCGGAGCAGGAGCGGGAGATCGCCCGCGGCGAGCTCGTCAAGATCAACAAGATCCGCCTCACCCGCCTCGTCGAACGCGCAGAAGCAGAAGGAGCGTGA
- a CDS encoding TIM barrel protein, giving the protein MGYTDQRFDVNLSILFTELPLLERPAAAAAAGFTAVELWWPWIETPTPAQEELDALKKALEDAGTQLVGLNFYAGQLPGPDRGAVSVPGAESERFNANINVAADFAASVGCKALNALYGNRVEGVEPAVQDELALENLVVAARAADRVGAILLIETLNKPESPLYPLVSAPAGIEVVDKVNEATGLGNAKFLLDLYHLAMNDEDLSEVIEKYAAKTGHVQIADKPGRGAPGTGELPLEELLDQLKKAGYEGYVGLEYKAADAAASFAWLPAEARAAK; this is encoded by the coding sequence ATGGGATACACGGACCAGCGCTTCGATGTGAACCTGTCGATCCTCTTCACGGAACTCCCGCTCCTGGAGCGCCCCGCGGCCGCCGCCGCGGCGGGCTTCACGGCGGTCGAGCTGTGGTGGCCCTGGATCGAAACCCCCACCCCCGCACAGGAGGAGCTCGACGCCCTCAAGAAGGCTCTTGAGGACGCCGGCACCCAGCTGGTGGGACTGAACTTCTACGCCGGCCAGCTGCCGGGCCCGGACCGCGGCGCGGTGTCGGTGCCCGGTGCGGAGTCGGAGCGCTTCAACGCCAACATCAACGTGGCCGCGGACTTCGCGGCCTCGGTCGGCTGCAAGGCGCTGAACGCCCTCTACGGCAACCGCGTCGAAGGCGTGGAGCCGGCCGTCCAGGACGAGCTCGCCCTGGAGAACCTGGTCGTGGCGGCCCGGGCCGCGGACCGCGTCGGCGCGATCCTCCTGATCGAGACCCTCAACAAGCCCGAGTCGCCGCTCTACCCCCTGGTGAGCGCGCCGGCCGGCATCGAGGTCGTGGACAAGGTGAACGAGGCCACCGGCCTCGGCAACGCCAAGTTCCTGCTCGACCTGTACCACCTGGCGATGAACGATGAGGACCTCTCCGAGGTCATCGAAAAGTACGCCGCCAAGACCGGGCACGTCCAGATCGCGGACAAGCCCGGCCGCGGTGCCCCCGGCACCGGCGAGCTGCCCCTCGAGGAGCTGCTCGACCAGCTAAAGAAGGCCGGATACGAGGGCTACGTAGGCCTGGAGTACAAGGCCGCCGACGCTGCCGCTTCCTTCGCATGGCTGCCGGCCGAGGCCCGCGCCGCGAAGTAG
- a CDS encoding HAD-IA family hydrolase, whose amino-acid sequence MTATCVILDIGGVLEITPETGWVQRWEEQLKLPLGTVHERMHDVWRAGSVGSISEREVHEQVAARLGLDAPQVEAFMADLWAEYLGTPNEELIDYVRGLRGRCRLGILSNSFVGARERETTLYHFDELVEQIVYSHEIGVEKPDLRAFEAACASLDVRPENCLFIDDVAINVAAAQAAGMQAHLFEDNARTVTRIAAHLNAGPLTPERVPLG is encoded by the coding sequence GTGACCGCGACCTGCGTCATTCTCGACATCGGCGGCGTGCTGGAGATCACGCCGGAAACGGGATGGGTGCAACGGTGGGAAGAGCAGCTGAAGCTGCCTCTGGGCACTGTCCATGAACGGATGCACGACGTGTGGCGGGCTGGGAGCGTTGGGAGCATCAGCGAGCGAGAGGTGCACGAGCAGGTGGCGGCCCGTTTGGGTCTCGACGCCCCTCAGGTTGAAGCCTTCATGGCTGATCTGTGGGCGGAGTATCTAGGGACGCCGAACGAGGAGCTGATCGACTATGTGCGAGGGCTGCGCGGAAGGTGCAGGCTGGGCATCCTGAGCAACAGCTTCGTCGGCGCCCGGGAGCGGGAGACGACGCTGTACCACTTCGACGAACTGGTGGAGCAGATCGTCTACTCGCACGAGATCGGTGTTGAGAAGCCCGACCTGCGGGCCTTCGAGGCAGCATGCGCCAGCTTGGACGTGCGGCCGGAAAACTGCCTGTTCATCGATGATGTCGCAATCAACGTTGCGGCCGCCCAGGCGGCGGGCATGCAGGCGCATCTGTTCGAGGACAACGCCCGGACCGTCACGCGCATCGCAGCTCATCTGAATGCCGGGCCCTTGACCCCAGAACGGGTCCCGCTCGGATGA
- a CDS encoding helix-turn-helix domain-containing protein yields the protein MTEPRDHPFVTAVKPLVDAMGGELMDPALAQPDDVVLTWEGQDLLAVRLPQLSDSLDRILAALERRYGVPLAQLDRKSKQDVVRILEARGAFSVRHGVETVAGALGVSRFTVYNYLNRDSSTPKGGGKTSQE from the coding sequence GTGACCGAGCCCCGCGACCATCCCTTCGTCACCGCGGTCAAGCCGCTGGTGGACGCCATGGGCGGCGAGCTGATGGACCCCGCCCTGGCGCAGCCCGACGACGTCGTGCTCACCTGGGAGGGTCAGGACCTGCTGGCCGTGCGCCTGCCGCAGCTCTCGGACTCGCTGGACCGCATCCTGGCCGCCCTGGAGCGCCGGTACGGCGTGCCGTTGGCGCAGCTCGACCGGAAGTCCAAGCAGGACGTCGTGCGGATACTGGAGGCGCGGGGCGCCTTCTCCGTGCGGCACGGCGTGGAAACGGTCGCGGGCGCCCTGGGCGTCAGTCGCTTCACCGTCTACAACTACTTGAACAGGGACTCCAGCACCCCGAAGGGCGGCGGCAAGACCAGCCAGGAGTGA
- a CDS encoding APC family permease, with protein MARVSAGGQGEQGGSRDGARSGGGGDGAGVELGGYRQELKRTLGSFQVFAISFAFISVAVGVFGTYDEVLRTAGPVGIWLWLIAAVGQTLVALVVAQFAARIPLSGSSYQWASRLANTRIGWWFGWLTFCYLAIAVLAIDNALASQAFMPLVGIAENEDTARMITLAVLIVQAVVAIASTRLVSWINSAAVGLEVALVVVVAIALFVAVAVTGDGSTGNLTSRGVAAHAPDYFAVGGGLMLAMIMGLATLVGFDSAANLAEEAKDPHRSVPRAIVGSVVAAGILGMLFLIALTVSIEDVPRISADGSPVAAIMRENLGPAAEKVLLVAISFAFFGAGIVVMVSCSRLVYAMSRDARFPGHRLLRRVNPRTQTPVPATLLILALGFVLMVALPGAALLELITASTILPALIYGATIVLYLAVRRRLGRREGAFDLGRLELPVAVCALVWTLLALFVLVTPREALVPVVVVGGLLVLGGLFFLGTLLFDREALDTERGADTDW; from the coding sequence GTGGCGCGGGTTTCGGCGGGCGGGCAGGGTGAGCAGGGCGGCAGCCGTGACGGCGCCCGCAGCGGTGGGGGCGGTGACGGTGCGGGCGTCGAGCTCGGGGGCTACCGGCAGGAGCTGAAGCGCACGCTGGGCTCCTTCCAGGTGTTCGCGATCTCGTTCGCCTTCATCTCGGTGGCGGTCGGCGTCTTCGGGACCTACGACGAAGTGCTCCGAACCGCGGGGCCGGTGGGGATCTGGCTCTGGCTGATCGCCGCGGTGGGGCAGACCTTGGTGGCGCTGGTGGTCGCCCAGTTCGCGGCTCGCATTCCGCTCAGCGGCTCCTCCTACCAGTGGGCCTCCCGGTTGGCCAACACGAGAATCGGCTGGTGGTTCGGCTGGCTGACCTTCTGCTACCTGGCGATCGCCGTGCTGGCGATCGACAACGCGCTGGCGAGCCAGGCGTTCATGCCCCTCGTCGGCATCGCCGAGAACGAGGACACCGCGCGCATGATCACGTTGGCGGTGCTGATCGTCCAGGCCGTCGTCGCCATCGCCTCGACGCGTCTGGTCAGCTGGATCAACTCGGCTGCGGTGGGGCTGGAAGTGGCGCTCGTCGTGGTGGTGGCGATCGCCCTCTTCGTCGCCGTGGCCGTCACGGGTGACGGTTCGACGGGCAACCTCACCTCGCGCGGGGTCGCCGCGCACGCGCCCGACTACTTCGCGGTCGGCGGCGGGCTGATGCTGGCGATGATCATGGGCCTCGCCACCCTCGTGGGCTTCGACTCCGCCGCGAACCTGGCCGAGGAGGCCAAGGACCCCCACCGCAGCGTCCCGCGCGCGATCGTGGGGTCGGTCGTCGCCGCTGGAATCCTGGGCATGCTCTTCCTGATCGCGCTCACCGTCTCGATCGAGGACGTCCCGCGGATCAGCGCCGACGGGTCGCCGGTCGCGGCGATCATGCGCGAGAACCTGGGCCCGGCCGCCGAGAAGGTGCTGCTGGTCGCGATCTCGTTCGCGTTCTTCGGCGCCGGGATCGTGGTGATGGTCTCCTGCTCGCGGCTCGTCTACGCGATGTCGCGCGACGCACGCTTCCCCGGGCACCGGTTGCTGCGGCGGGTGAACCCCCGTACGCAGACACCGGTCCCGGCGACCCTGCTGATCCTCGCGCTCGGGTTCGTCCTGATGGTGGCGCTGCCCGGTGCGGCGCTGCTGGAGCTGATCACGGCGTCGACGATCCTGCCTGCCCTCATCTACGGGGCCACGATCGTGCTCTACCTGGCCGTACGCCGCCGCCTGGGCCGCCGGGAGGGCGCCTTCGACCTCGGACGCCTCGAACTGCCGGTCGCGGTCTGCGCGCTGGTCTGGACGCTGCTCGCGCTGTTCGTGCTCGTGACCCCGCGGGAGGCGCTGGTCCCCGTCGTGGTGGTGGGCGGCCTGCTGGTCCTGGGAGGGCTGTTCTTTCTTGGGACGCTGCTGTTCGACCGCGAGGCGCTGGACACCGAACGCGGTGCCGACACCGACTGGTAG